The following are encoded together in the Panthera leo isolate Ple1 chromosome B4, P.leo_Ple1_pat1.1, whole genome shotgun sequence genome:
- the AGAP2 gene encoding arf-GAP with GTPase, ANK repeat and PH domain-containing protein 2 isoform X2 yields the protein MHAQRQLAVAAVRAEVRRHEVAKQSLSRLRKLAERVGDPELRNSIQASLDSVREAVVNSQEWTLSRSIPELRLGVLGDARSGKSSLIHRFLTGSYQVLEKTESEQHKKEMLVDGQTHLVLIREEAGAPDAKFSGWADAVILVFSLEDENSFQAVSRLHGQLSSLRGEGRGGLALALVGTQDRISASSPRVVGDARARALCADMKRCSYYETCATYGLNVDRVFQEVAQKVVTLRKQQQLLAACKSLPSSPSHSAASTPVAGQASNGGHTSDYSSSLPSSPNVGHRELRAEAAAVAGLSTPGSLHRAAKRRTSLFANRRGSDSEKRSLDSRGETTGSGRAIPIKQSFLLKRSGNSLNKEWKKKYVTLSSNGFLLYHPSINDYIHSTHGKEMDLLRTTVKVPGKRPPRAISAFGPSASINGLVKDMSTVQMGEGPEATTPTPSPSPSPSSLQPPPDQTSKHLLKPDRNLARALSTDCTPSGDLSPLSREPPPSPMVKKQRRKKLTTPSKTEGSAGQAEEENFEFLIVSSTGQTWHFEAASFEERDAWVQAIESQILASLQCCESSKVKLRTDSQSEAVAIQAIRNAKGNSTCVDCGAPNPTWASLNLGALICIECSGIHRNLGTHLSRVRSLDLDDWPRELTLVLTAIGNDMANRVWESDTRGRTKPTRDSSREERESWIRAKYEQLLFLAPLGTPEEPLGRQLWAAVQAQDVATVLLLLAHARHGPLDTSVEDPQLRSPLHLAAELAHVVITQLLLWYGADVAARDAQGHTALFYARQAGSQLCADILLQHGCPGEGGSTATTPSAATTPSITATPSPRRRSSAASMGRADAPVALV from the exons ATGCATGCCCAGAGGCAGTTGGCTGTTGCTGCAGtgagagcagaagtcagacgACACGAGGTGGCCAAGCAGTCTCTAAGCCGCCTCAGGAAGCTGGCAGAGAGGGTGGGCGACCCTGAACTTCGAAACAGCATCCAGGCCTCACTGGACAGTGTGCGAG AAGCTGTGGTCAATAGCCAGGAATGGACTTTGAGCCGCTCCATTCCTGAACTGCGCCTG GGCGTGCTGGGCGACGCCAGGAGCGGGAAGTCATCGCTCATCCACCGATTCTTGACTGGCTCATACCAGGTGCTGGAGAAGACAGAAA GTGAACAACACAAGAAAGAGATGTTGGTGGATGGACAGACTCATCTGGTGTTGATCCGAGAGGAAGCCGGGGCACCTGATGCCAAG TTCTCAGGCTGGGCAGATGCTGTCATTTTGGTCTTCAGCCTGGAGGATGAAAACAGCTTCCAGGCCGTGAGCCGTCTCCATGGGCAGCTGAGCTCCCTTCGGGGGGAAGGACGAGGAGGCCTGGCACTGGCACTGGTGGGGACACAAG ACAGGATTAGTGCTTCCTCCCCTCGAGTGGTGGGCGATGCCCGGGCCAGGGCTCTGTGCGCAGACATGAAACGCTGCAGCTACTACGAGACGTGCGCCACCTACGGGCTCAATGTGGACCGGGTCTTCCAGGAGG TGGCCCAGAAGGTGGTGACCTTACGAAAACAGCAACAGCTTCTGGCTGCCTGTAAGTCCCTGCCCAGCTCCCCAAGCCACTCAGCTGCTTCCACTCCTGTAGCTGGACAG GCTAGCAATGGGGGCCACACTAGCGActactcttcctccctcccatcctcaccCAATGTTGGTCACCGGGAGCTCCGAGCTGAGGCAGCTGCAGTGGCCGGATTGAGCACTCCAGGGTCCCTGCACCGGGCAGCCAAGCGCAGGACCAGCCTTTTTGCG AATCGTCGGGGCAGTGACTCTGAGAAGCGCAGTTTGGACAGTCGGGGAGAGACAACAGGGAGTGGGCGAGCCATCCCCATCAAACAG AGCTTCCTACTGAAGCGAAGTGGCAACTCCTTGaacaaagaatggaagaagaaatacGTGACCCTGTCCAGTAATGGCTTCCTACTCTACCACCCCAGTATTAAT GATTACATCCACAGTACCCATGGCAAGGAGATGGACTTGCTACGAACGACAGTCAAAGTCCCTGGTAAAAGGCCCCCAAGAGCCATCTCTGCTTTTGGCCCCTCAGCCAGCATCAACGGGTTGGTCAAGGACATGAGCACTGTGCAGATGGGTGAAGGTCCTG AAGCCACCACTCCCaccccaagccccagccccagccccagttcCTTGCAGCCACCACCAGACCAGACATCCAAGCACCTGCTGAAGCCAGACCGGAATTTGGCCCGAGCCCTCAGCACTG ACTGTACCCCATCTGGAGACCTGAGCCCCCTGAGTCGGGAACCCCCTCCTTCTCCCATggtgaagaagcagaggaggaaaaagttGACAACACCGTCCAAGACCGAAGGCTCAGCTGGGCAGGCTGAAG agGAAAACTTCGAATTCCTGATCGTGTCCAGCACTGGTCAGACGTGGCACTTTGAGGCAGCCAGTTTTGAGGAGCGGGATGCCTGGGTCCAGGCCATCGAAAGTCAGATCCTAGCCAGTCTGCAATGCTGTGAGAGCAGCAAGGTCAAG CTACGCACAGACAGCCAAAGTGAAGCGGTGGCCATCCAGGCGATCCGGAACGCCAAGGGCAACTCTACCTGCGTGGACTGCGGGGCCCCCA accccaCGTGGGCCAGTTTGAACCTGGGCGCACTCATCTGCATCGAGTGTTCTGGCATTCACCGGAACCTGGGCACACACCTGTCCCGAGTTCGTTCGCTGGACTTGGACGATTGGCCTCGGGAGCTGACCCTGGTGCTGACGGCCATTGGCAATGACATGGCCAACCGCGTGTGGGAGAGCGACACGCGGGGCCGCACCAAACCCACGCGGGACTCTTCGCG GGAGGAGCGGGAGTCATGGATTCGCGCCAAGTACGAGCAGCTGCTATTCCTGGCGCCGCTGGGCACTCCAGAGGAGCCTCTGGGCCGCCAGCTGTGGGCCGCGGTGCAGGCCCAGGACGTGGCCACCGTTCTCCTGCTTCTGGCCCATGCGCGACACGGGCCCCTCGACACCAGCGTAGAGGACCCGCAGCTCCGCTCCCCCCTTCACCTGGCAGCCGAGCTCGCCCACGTGGTCATCACGCAACTGCTGTTGTGG TACGGCGCCGACGTGGCCGCCCGCGACGCACAGGGCCACACGGCGCTGTTCTACGCCCGCCAGGCTGGAAGCCAGCTGTGCGCCGACATCCTTCTCCAGCACGGCTGCCCGGGTGAGGGCGGCAGCACAGCCACCACCCCCAGCGCAGCCACCACCCCCAGCATCACCGCCACGCCCAGCCCCCGCCGCAGGAGCAGCGCCGCCAGCATGGGCCGTGCCGACGCCCCCGTCGCGCTGGTATAG
- the AGAP2 gene encoding arf-GAP with GTPase, ANK repeat and PH domain-containing protein 2 isoform X1, whose translation MSRGAGALQRRTTTYLISLTLVKLESVPPPPPSPSAAAAGAPGTRGAETGDPGSPRGAEEPGKKRHERLFHRQDALWISTSSAGAGGAEPPALSPAPASPARPVSPAPGRRLSLWAAPPGPPLSGGLSPDPKPGGAPTSRRPLLSSPSWGGPEPEGRAGGGVPGSSSPHPGTGSRRLKVAPPPPAPKPCKTVTTSGAKAGGGKGAGSRLSWPESEGKPRVKGSKSSAGTGASAAAATTNAAAAAAAGGGGAAATTSGGVGAGSGARGKLSPRKGKSKTLDNSDLHPGPPAGSPPPLTLPATPAPAAAVTAASAQPTGPAPPITLEPPAPGLKRGREGGRASTRDRKMLKFISGIFTKSTGGPPGSGPPPGPPGLSSGSGSRELLGAELRASPKAVVNSQEWTLSRSIPELRLGVLGDARSGKSSLIHRFLTGSYQVLEKTESEQHKKEMLVDGQTHLVLIREEAGAPDAKFSGWADAVILVFSLEDENSFQAVSRLHGQLSSLRGEGRGGLALALVGTQDRISASSPRVVGDARARALCADMKRCSYYETCATYGLNVDRVFQEVAQKVVTLRKQQQLLAACKSLPSSPSHSAASTPVAGQASNGGHTSDYSSSLPSSPNVGHRELRAEAAAVAGLSTPGSLHRAAKRRTSLFANRRGSDSEKRSLDSRGETTGSGRAIPIKQSFLLKRSGNSLNKEWKKKYVTLSSNGFLLYHPSINDYIHSTHGKEMDLLRTTVKVPGKRPPRAISAFGPSASINGLVKDMSTVQMGEGPEATTPTPSPSPSPSSLQPPPDQTSKHLLKPDRNLARALSTDCTPSGDLSPLSREPPPSPMVKKQRRKKLTTPSKTEGSAGQAEEENFEFLIVSSTGQTWHFEAASFEERDAWVQAIESQILASLQCCESSKVKLRTDSQSEAVAIQAIRNAKGNSTCVDCGAPNPTWASLNLGALICIECSGIHRNLGTHLSRVRSLDLDDWPRELTLVLTAIGNDMANRVWESDTRGRTKPTRDSSREERESWIRAKYEQLLFLAPLGTPEEPLGRQLWAAVQAQDVATVLLLLAHARHGPLDTSVEDPQLRSPLHLAAELAHVVITQLLLWYGADVAARDAQGHTALFYARQAGSQLCADILLQHGCPGEGGSTATTPSAATTPSITATPSPRRRSSAASMGRADAPVALV comes from the exons ATGAGCCGGGGCGCGGGCGCTCTTCAGCGCCGGACAACGACCTACCTCATCTCGCTGACCCTGGTCAAGCTCGAGTCGGTGCCTCCGCCGCCGCCTTCTCCGTCTGCGGCCGCAGCCGGCGCCCCCGGGACCAGAGGTGCCGAGACCGGGGATCCTGGCAGCCCCCGAGGCGCGGAGGAGCCGGGCAAGAAGCGGCACGAGCGTCTCTTCCACCGGCAGGATGCGCTGTGGATCAGCACGAGCAGCGCGGGCGCCGGGGGCGCCGAGCCCCCCGCCCTGTCCCCGGCTCCGGCCAGTCCGGCCCGCCCCGTCTCCCCCGCTCCCGGCCGCCGCCTCTCCCTTTGGGCCGCCCCTCCGGGGCCCCCGCTCTCCGGGGGGCTGAGCCCTGACCCCAAGCCCGGGGGCGCCCCCACCTCCCGGCGCCCCTTGCTCAGCAGCCCGAGCTGGGGGGGGCCGGAACCTGAAGGCCGGGCTGGCGGCGGCGTCCCAGGCTCGTCCTCCCCGCACCCGGGCACCGGCAGTCGGAGGCTCAAGGTGGCGCCTCCTCCGCCGGCTCCCAAGCCTTGCAAGACCGTGACCACGAGTGGCGCCAAAGCCGGCGGGGGCAAGGGCGCGGGTAGCCGCCTGTCATGGCCCGAAAGCGAAGGCAAGCCCAGGGTCAAGGGGTCAAAGAGCAGCGCGGGGACTGGAGCTTCTGCCGCCGCCGCTACCACCaacgccgcggccgccgccgccgccgggggagggggagcggcaGCCACGACCTCTGGTGGGGTCGGGGCTGGGTCCGGAGCCCGAGGGAAGCTGTCCCCTCGGAAAGGCAAGAGTAAGACCTTGGACAACAGTGACTTGCACCCGGGACCGCCTGCTGGTTCTCCTCCTCCGCTAACCCTCCCAGCAACCCCGGCTCCAGCCGCTGCTGTCACCGCCGCCTCCGCGCAGCCCACTGGGCCTGCACCTCCAATCACTCTAGAGCCTCCAGCTCCAGGGCTGAAACGGGGCCGGGAGGGGGGCCGAGCATCCACTCGAGATCGCAAGATGCTCAAGTTTATCAGCGGCATCTTCACCAAGAGCACAGGGGGGCCTCCTGGCTCCGGGCCCCCTCCCGGACCCCCGGGCCTATCTTCTGGCAGCGGGTCCAGGGAGCTGCTGGGCGCAGAGCTCCGCGCCTCCCCTA AAGCTGTGGTCAATAGCCAGGAATGGACTTTGAGCCGCTCCATTCCTGAACTGCGCCTG GGCGTGCTGGGCGACGCCAGGAGCGGGAAGTCATCGCTCATCCACCGATTCTTGACTGGCTCATACCAGGTGCTGGAGAAGACAGAAA GTGAACAACACAAGAAAGAGATGTTGGTGGATGGACAGACTCATCTGGTGTTGATCCGAGAGGAAGCCGGGGCACCTGATGCCAAG TTCTCAGGCTGGGCAGATGCTGTCATTTTGGTCTTCAGCCTGGAGGATGAAAACAGCTTCCAGGCCGTGAGCCGTCTCCATGGGCAGCTGAGCTCCCTTCGGGGGGAAGGACGAGGAGGCCTGGCACTGGCACTGGTGGGGACACAAG ACAGGATTAGTGCTTCCTCCCCTCGAGTGGTGGGCGATGCCCGGGCCAGGGCTCTGTGCGCAGACATGAAACGCTGCAGCTACTACGAGACGTGCGCCACCTACGGGCTCAATGTGGACCGGGTCTTCCAGGAGG TGGCCCAGAAGGTGGTGACCTTACGAAAACAGCAACAGCTTCTGGCTGCCTGTAAGTCCCTGCCCAGCTCCCCAAGCCACTCAGCTGCTTCCACTCCTGTAGCTGGACAG GCTAGCAATGGGGGCCACACTAGCGActactcttcctccctcccatcctcaccCAATGTTGGTCACCGGGAGCTCCGAGCTGAGGCAGCTGCAGTGGCCGGATTGAGCACTCCAGGGTCCCTGCACCGGGCAGCCAAGCGCAGGACCAGCCTTTTTGCG AATCGTCGGGGCAGTGACTCTGAGAAGCGCAGTTTGGACAGTCGGGGAGAGACAACAGGGAGTGGGCGAGCCATCCCCATCAAACAG AGCTTCCTACTGAAGCGAAGTGGCAACTCCTTGaacaaagaatggaagaagaaatacGTGACCCTGTCCAGTAATGGCTTCCTACTCTACCACCCCAGTATTAAT GATTACATCCACAGTACCCATGGCAAGGAGATGGACTTGCTACGAACGACAGTCAAAGTCCCTGGTAAAAGGCCCCCAAGAGCCATCTCTGCTTTTGGCCCCTCAGCCAGCATCAACGGGTTGGTCAAGGACATGAGCACTGTGCAGATGGGTGAAGGTCCTG AAGCCACCACTCCCaccccaagccccagccccagccccagttcCTTGCAGCCACCACCAGACCAGACATCCAAGCACCTGCTGAAGCCAGACCGGAATTTGGCCCGAGCCCTCAGCACTG ACTGTACCCCATCTGGAGACCTGAGCCCCCTGAGTCGGGAACCCCCTCCTTCTCCCATggtgaagaagcagaggaggaaaaagttGACAACACCGTCCAAGACCGAAGGCTCAGCTGGGCAGGCTGAAG agGAAAACTTCGAATTCCTGATCGTGTCCAGCACTGGTCAGACGTGGCACTTTGAGGCAGCCAGTTTTGAGGAGCGGGATGCCTGGGTCCAGGCCATCGAAAGTCAGATCCTAGCCAGTCTGCAATGCTGTGAGAGCAGCAAGGTCAAG CTACGCACAGACAGCCAAAGTGAAGCGGTGGCCATCCAGGCGATCCGGAACGCCAAGGGCAACTCTACCTGCGTGGACTGCGGGGCCCCCA accccaCGTGGGCCAGTTTGAACCTGGGCGCACTCATCTGCATCGAGTGTTCTGGCATTCACCGGAACCTGGGCACACACCTGTCCCGAGTTCGTTCGCTGGACTTGGACGATTGGCCTCGGGAGCTGACCCTGGTGCTGACGGCCATTGGCAATGACATGGCCAACCGCGTGTGGGAGAGCGACACGCGGGGCCGCACCAAACCCACGCGGGACTCTTCGCG GGAGGAGCGGGAGTCATGGATTCGCGCCAAGTACGAGCAGCTGCTATTCCTGGCGCCGCTGGGCACTCCAGAGGAGCCTCTGGGCCGCCAGCTGTGGGCCGCGGTGCAGGCCCAGGACGTGGCCACCGTTCTCCTGCTTCTGGCCCATGCGCGACACGGGCCCCTCGACACCAGCGTAGAGGACCCGCAGCTCCGCTCCCCCCTTCACCTGGCAGCCGAGCTCGCCCACGTGGTCATCACGCAACTGCTGTTGTGG TACGGCGCCGACGTGGCCGCCCGCGACGCACAGGGCCACACGGCGCTGTTCTACGCCCGCCAGGCTGGAAGCCAGCTGTGCGCCGACATCCTTCTCCAGCACGGCTGCCCGGGTGAGGGCGGCAGCACAGCCACCACCCCCAGCGCAGCCACCACCCCCAGCATCACCGCCACGCCCAGCCCCCGCCGCAGGAGCAGCGCCGCCAGCATGGGCCGTGCCGACGCCCCCGTCGCGCTGGTATAG
- the TSPAN31 gene encoding tetraspanin-31 isoform X2, producing MVCGGFACSKNALCALNVVYMLVGLLLIGVAAWGKGLGLVSSIHIIGGVIAVGVFLLLIAVAGLYMIILGLVFIFQFGISCSCLAINRSKQTDVINASWWVMSNKTRDELERSFDCCGLFNLTTLYQQDYAFCTAICKSRSSTCQMCGEKFLKHSDEALKILGGVGLFFSFTEILGVWLAMRFRNQKDPRANPSAFL from the exons ATGGTTTGCGGTGGCTTTGCCTGCTCCAAGAATGCGCTGTGCGCGCTGAACGTGGTCTACATG CTGGTAGGCTTGTTGCTCATTGGAGTGGCTGCTTGGGGTAAGGGCCTGGGTCTGGTGTCCAGCATCCACATCATCGGAGGAGTCATTGCTGTGGGAGTCTTCCTTCTTCTCATCGCGGTGGCTGGACTG TACATGATCATCCTCGGTTTGGTCTTCATCTTCCAGTTTGGGATCTCTTGCTCATGTCTTGCTATTAACCGAAGCAAACAG ACAGATGTCATCAATGCGTCTTGGTGGGTCATGAGCAACAAGACCCGGGATGAACTGGAAAGAAGTTTTGATTGTTGTGGCTTGTTCAACCTCACAACCCTGTATCAACAGGACTATGCTTTCTGCACTGCA ATCTGCAAGAGCCGGAGCTCCACGTGCCAGATGTGTGGAGAAAAGTTTCTTAAGCATTCAGACGAAGCCCTGAAAATCCTGGGGGGTGTTGGACTCTTCTTTAGCTTTACAGAG ATCCTTGGTGTTTGGCTAGCAATGCGATTTCGGAATCAGAAGGATCCTCGAGCTAACCCCAGTGCCTTTCTATGA
- the TSPAN31 gene encoding tetraspanin-31 isoform X1: MVCGGFACSKNALCALNVVYMLVGLLLIGVAAWGKGLGLVSSIHIIGGVIAVGVFLLLIAVAGLVGAVNHHQVLLFFYMIILGLVFIFQFGISCSCLAINRSKQTDVINASWWVMSNKTRDELERSFDCCGLFNLTTLYQQDYAFCTAICKSRSSTCQMCGEKFLKHSDEALKILGGVGLFFSFTEILGVWLAMRFRNQKDPRANPSAFL, encoded by the exons ATGGTTTGCGGTGGCTTTGCCTGCTCCAAGAATGCGCTGTGCGCGCTGAACGTGGTCTACATG CTGGTAGGCTTGTTGCTCATTGGAGTGGCTGCTTGGGGTAAGGGCCTGGGTCTGGTGTCCAGCATCCACATCATCGGAGGAGTCATTGCTGTGGGAGTCTTCCTTCTTCTCATCGCGGTGGCTGGACTGGTGGGTGCTGTCAACCACCACCAAGTACTGCTATTCTTT TACATGATCATCCTCGGTTTGGTCTTCATCTTCCAGTTTGGGATCTCTTGCTCATGTCTTGCTATTAACCGAAGCAAACAG ACAGATGTCATCAATGCGTCTTGGTGGGTCATGAGCAACAAGACCCGGGATGAACTGGAAAGAAGTTTTGATTGTTGTGGCTTGTTCAACCTCACAACCCTGTATCAACAGGACTATGCTTTCTGCACTGCA ATCTGCAAGAGCCGGAGCTCCACGTGCCAGATGTGTGGAGAAAAGTTTCTTAAGCATTCAGACGAAGCCCTGAAAATCCTGGGGGGTGTTGGACTCTTCTTTAGCTTTACAGAG ATCCTTGGTGTTTGGCTAGCAATGCGATTTCGGAATCAGAAGGATCCTCGAGCTAACCCCAGTGCCTTTCTATGA
- the TSPAN31 gene encoding tetraspanin-31 isoform X3, protein MVCGGFACSKNALCALNVVYMLVGLLLIGVAAWGKGLGLVSSIHIIGGVIAVGVFLLLIAVAGLVGAVNHHQVLLFFYMIILGLVFIFQFGISCSCLAINRSKQTDVINASWWVMSNKTRDELERSFDCCGLFNLTTLYQQDYAFCTAILGVWLAMRFRNQKDPRANPSAFL, encoded by the exons ATGGTTTGCGGTGGCTTTGCCTGCTCCAAGAATGCGCTGTGCGCGCTGAACGTGGTCTACATG CTGGTAGGCTTGTTGCTCATTGGAGTGGCTGCTTGGGGTAAGGGCCTGGGTCTGGTGTCCAGCATCCACATCATCGGAGGAGTCATTGCTGTGGGAGTCTTCCTTCTTCTCATCGCGGTGGCTGGACTGGTGGGTGCTGTCAACCACCACCAAGTACTGCTATTCTTT TACATGATCATCCTCGGTTTGGTCTTCATCTTCCAGTTTGGGATCTCTTGCTCATGTCTTGCTATTAACCGAAGCAAACAG ACAGATGTCATCAATGCGTCTTGGTGGGTCATGAGCAACAAGACCCGGGATGAACTGGAAAGAAGTTTTGATTGTTGTGGCTTGTTCAACCTCACAACCCTGTATCAACAGGACTATGCTTTCTGCACTGCA ATCCTTGGTGTTTGGCTAGCAATGCGATTTCGGAATCAGAAGGATCCTCGAGCTAACCCCAGTGCCTTTCTATGA
- the CDK4 gene encoding cyclin-dependent kinase 4 isoform X1, with amino-acid sequence MATPRYEPVAEIGVGAYGTVYKARDPHSGHFVALKSVRVPNGGGASGGLPISTVREVALLRRLEAFEHPNVVRLMDVCATARTDRETKVTLVFEHVDQDLRTYLDKAPPPGLPVETIKDLMRQFLRGLDFLHANCIVHRDLKPENILVTSGGTVKLADFGLARIYSYQMALTPVVSRKVVTLWYRAPEVLLQSTYATPVDMWSVGCIFAEMFRRKPLFCGNSEADQLGKIFDLIGLPPEDDWPRDVSLPRGAFSPRGPRPVQSVVPELEESGAQLLLEMLTFNPHKRISAFRALQHSYLQKAEGNPE; translated from the exons ATGGCTACTCCTCGATATGAGCCAGTGGCCGAGATTGGTGTTGGTGCTTATGGAACTGTGTACAAGGCCCGTGATCCCCACAGTGGCCACTTTGTGGCCCTCAAGAGTGTGAGAGTCCCTAACGGAGGAGGTGCTAGCGGGGGCCTTCCCATCAGCACAGTTCGTGAGGTGGCCTTACTGAGGCGGCTGGAGGCTTTTGAACATCCCAATGTTGTCCG GCTGATGGATGTCTGTGCCACTGCCCGAACTGACCGAGAGACCAAAGTGACCCTGGTGTTTGAGCATGTGGACCAAGACCTAAGGACATATCTGGACAAGGCACCCCCACCAGGCTTGCCAGTGGAGACTATCAAG GATCTGATGCGCCAGTTTCTAAGAGGCCTAGATTTCCTCCATGCCAACTGCATTGTTCATCGAGATCTGAAGCCAGAGAATATTCTGGTGACAAGTGGTGGGACAGTCAAGCTGGCTGACTTTGGCCTGGCCAGAATCTACAGCTATCAGATGGCACTTACACCCGTGGTCAGTAGaaag GTTGTTACACTCTGGTACCGTGCTCCGGAAGTTCTTCTGCAGTCTACGTATGCAACACCTGTGGACATGTGGAGCGTTGGCTGTATCTTTGCAGAGATGTTTCGTCGCAA GCCTCTCTTCTGTGGAAACTCTGAAGCTGACCAGTTAGGCAAAATCTTTGA CCTGATCGGGCTGCCCCCAGAGGATGACTGGCCCCGAGATGTGTCTCTGCCCCGAGGAGCCTTTTCCCCCAGAGGACCCCGTCCAGTGCAGTCAGTGGTACCTGAGTTGGAGGAGTCTGGAGCACAGCTGTTGCTG GAGATGCTGACTTTTAACCCACACAAGCGAATCTCTGCCTTCCGAGCCCTGCAGCACTCTTATCTACAAAAGGCAGAAGGTAACCCAGAGTGA
- the CDK4 gene encoding cyclin-dependent kinase 4 isoform X2: MATPRYEPVAEIGVGAYGTVYKARDPHSGHFVALKSVRVPNGGGASGGLPISTVREVALLRRLEAFEHPNVVRLMDVCATARTDRETKVTLVFEHVDQDLRTYLDKAPPPGLPVETIKDLMRQFLRGLDFLHANCIVHRDLKPENILVTSGGTVKLADFGLARIYSYQMALTPVVVTLWYRAPEVLLQSTYATPVDMWSVGCIFAEMFRRKPLFCGNSEADQLGKIFDLIGLPPEDDWPRDVSLPRGAFSPRGPRPVQSVVPELEESGAQLLLEMLTFNPHKRISAFRALQHSYLQKAEGNPE; this comes from the exons ATGGCTACTCCTCGATATGAGCCAGTGGCCGAGATTGGTGTTGGTGCTTATGGAACTGTGTACAAGGCCCGTGATCCCCACAGTGGCCACTTTGTGGCCCTCAAGAGTGTGAGAGTCCCTAACGGAGGAGGTGCTAGCGGGGGCCTTCCCATCAGCACAGTTCGTGAGGTGGCCTTACTGAGGCGGCTGGAGGCTTTTGAACATCCCAATGTTGTCCG GCTGATGGATGTCTGTGCCACTGCCCGAACTGACCGAGAGACCAAAGTGACCCTGGTGTTTGAGCATGTGGACCAAGACCTAAGGACATATCTGGACAAGGCACCCCCACCAGGCTTGCCAGTGGAGACTATCAAG GATCTGATGCGCCAGTTTCTAAGAGGCCTAGATTTCCTCCATGCCAACTGCATTGTTCATCGAGATCTGAAGCCAGAGAATATTCTGGTGACAAGTGGTGGGACAGTCAAGCTGGCTGACTTTGGCCTGGCCAGAATCTACAGCTATCAGATGGCACTTACACCCGTG GTTGTTACACTCTGGTACCGTGCTCCGGAAGTTCTTCTGCAGTCTACGTATGCAACACCTGTGGACATGTGGAGCGTTGGCTGTATCTTTGCAGAGATGTTTCGTCGCAA GCCTCTCTTCTGTGGAAACTCTGAAGCTGACCAGTTAGGCAAAATCTTTGA CCTGATCGGGCTGCCCCCAGAGGATGACTGGCCCCGAGATGTGTCTCTGCCCCGAGGAGCCTTTTCCCCCAGAGGACCCCGTCCAGTGCAGTCAGTGGTACCTGAGTTGGAGGAGTCTGGAGCACAGCTGTTGCTG GAGATGCTGACTTTTAACCCACACAAGCGAATCTCTGCCTTCCGAGCCCTGCAGCACTCTTATCTACAAAAGGCAGAAGGTAACCCAGAGTGA
- the MARCHF9 gene encoding E3 ubiquitin-protein ligase MARCHF9 produces the protein MLKSRLRMFLNELKLLVLTGGGRPRAEPQPRGGGGGGCGWAPFAGCSTRDGDGDEEEYYGSEPRARGLAGDKETRAGPPPPPAPPPPPPGALDALSLSSSLDSGLRTPQCRICFQGPEQGELLSPCRCDGSVRCTHQPCLIRWISERGSWSCELCYFKYQVLAISTKNPLQWQAISLTVIEKVQIAAIVLGSLFLVASISWLIWSSLSPSAKWQRQDLLFQICYGMYGFMDVVCIGLIVHEGSSVYRIFKRWQAVNQQWKVLNYDKTKDIGGDTGGGTAGKPGPRTSRTGPPSGATSRPPAAQRMRTLLPQRCGYTILHLLGQLRPPDARSSSHSGREVVMRVTTV, from the exons ATGCTCAAGTCTCGGCTCCGCATGTTCCTGAACGAGCTGAAGCTGCTGGTGCTGACGGGCGGGGGGCGGCCCCGGGCCGAGCCGCAgccccgggggggcgggggaggcggctGCGGCTGGGCGCCCTTCGCCGGCTGCTCGACCCGGGACGGCGACGGCGACGAAGAGGAGTACTACGGGTCGGAGCCGCGGGCCCGGGGCCTGGCCGGCGACAAGGAGACGCGGGCCGgacccccgccgccgcccgcgccgccgccgccgcccccgggcGCGCTGGACGCCCTGTCGCTCAGCAGCAGCCTGGACAGCGGGCTCCGAACCCCCCAGTGCCGAATCTGCTTCCAGGGCCCGGAGCAG GGGGAGCTCCTGAGCCCCTGCCGCTGCGACGGCTCAGTGCGCTGCACACACCAGCCCTGCCTCATTCGCTGGATCAGTGAGAGGGGCTCCTGGAGCTGTGAGCTCTGCTACTTCAAGTACCAGGTCCTGGCAATCAGCACCAAGAACCCACTGCAG TGGCAGGCCATCTCCCTGACGGTCATCGAGAAGGTCCAGATTGCAGCCATagttctgggctctctcttcctcGTTGCCAGCATCTCCTGGCTCATCTGGTCCTCACTCAGCCCTTCAGCCAAGTGGCAACGGCAAGATCTGCTCTTTCAGATCTGCTACGGCATGTATGGCTTCATGGATGTCGTCTGCATAG GCCTCATCGTGCACGAAGGCTCCTCTGTCTACCGCATCTTCAAGCGCTGGCAGGCAGTGAACCAGCAGTGGAAGGTCCTGAATTATGACAAGACCAAGGACATAGGAGGAGACACAGGGGGAGGGACGGCAGGGAAGCCGGGCCCCAGGACCTCAAGGACGGGCCCCCCCTCTGGGGCCACCAGCCGCCCCCCGGCTGCCCAGCGCATGCGGACGCTCTTGCCTCAGCGCTGTGGTTACACAATCCTGCACCTCCTTGGACAGCTGCGGCCGCCAGATGCCCGTTCCAGTTCCCATTCTGGCCGAGAGGTTGTCATGAGGGTCACCACGGTCTGA